In Astatotilapia calliptera chromosome 16, fAstCal1.2, whole genome shotgun sequence, one genomic interval encodes:
- the LOC113007898 gene encoding lactase-phlorizin hydrolase-like isoform X1: MKKLLWVFCLYVFCLRGCQSSEVNGRVDFMLLAGPLTKQVVRSSDRNINDAFDCSHPVPPGSKQYFEYLQSRGMTHFKVPLSWAQLLPTGHPSQPQQAVVRCYQTLLKQLLEAGLQPLVILHGWTVPESLQSRYGGWESQELAQMFQQYAEFAFQEFAPLAHSWLTLDGVWHDGQPAHAPSFLQNFLQLNKNIYQMYHQRFPDKGRRLSIGLRATDMTSLSHIKDSTAMDFLSVHIEYNCVISSNFENELRRIQMSIGNLPILLYKMTAHDCSQSNYQVLGNFLNVLMDNGLNIMGCDMKDVLGKLDMEDALVNHAGSHHTRMTGLRNSYQTVWDKFKSQTTAERDLFLQESFPSGFQWATSSVSFKTEGGWSEGGKGETIWDRFGHEGLAFANQTADLACDSYRKVDYDVYLLRGLQVDTYQFSISWARIFPTGYRQSQSEKGAQYYDQLINALVASGIQPIVTLYHWDLPQALQNYGGWTNASIVEAFKDYADFCFSRFGDRVKIWNTFNSPWVVSHAGYGTGVHAPGVKDYVESSYQVTHNILKSHAEAWHVYNDNYRKTQGGKVGIALNSDWAEPSDPAKPEDVAAADRYLQFMLGWFAHPIFVDGDYPAILKDQVEQKKTACPDSVPAKLPVFTPTESKRILGTADFFGLNHYTSRLVSNSDGGCTPGPDGVGDFHATVDPTWSSTASDWIYPVPWGLRRLLNYIATEYLSANKLPVYITGNGMPTDYSVDSLTDTSRMDYMKSYINEALKATLTDGVDVQRFTVQSLMDGFEANQGYSQRFGLHYVNFEVGSRPRTPKQSAYLYAEIIEQNGFNSQKSKKFKAAERPLTRRLAALPPSEVPSQAKVVWEKFSSQSNFDRKMYHYGTFPEGFSWGISSSAYQIEGGWNADGKGPSIWDTFTQTTNTIPDNANGNVACDSYNRLNEDLYMLRALRVKSYRFSLSWSRIFPDGTRKSLNQKGVDYYNRLIDGLIAYNIEPMVTLYHWDLPEALQKVNGWESAEMIDIFNDYCDFCFATFGDRVKFWITINQPQTIAWSGYGLGNMPPNVKDPGYGPYIVAHNLIKAHAKAYHTYDDKYRQSQGGLISIALNADWAEPKDVSVRREVVAADRAMQFQLGWFAHPIFKNGDYPDALKWQVGNKSEIQGLPQSRLPSFTEEEKNFIKGTADVFCVNHYTTKIVSHVTARLSPASYEYDWDFKEEEENDSPTTAIPNQKVVAWGLRRLLNWIKEEYGDPEIYITENGVATEAQTTWDDSARVFFYKAYIDEALKAYKVDGVTVKGYTATSLMDSFEWLNGYNVGFGLHHVDFSNPNRSRTPKYSAHFYYNIIKDNGFPLPDDEKVLYGHFQDDFIWSTATASYQIEGGWRADGKGLSIWDKFAHTHLRISNDDNGDIACDSYNKVEEDVAILKQLKVTHYRFSISWSRVLPDGTTNYINEAGLNYYHRLVDALIAANIQPHVTLYHWDLPQALQDIGGWENDTIVTKFRDYADFIFDRLGHKVKFWITINEPYNVAMIGHGYGVGAPGISFRPGTLPYVVGHNLLKAHAEAWHIYNDKYRAKQNGIISITINSDWSEPRNPYKQEDYDAAIRAIQFYIGWFAHPVYNGDYNDIMKTVIRERSLAAGLSESRLPEFTPEEVKRIKGTYDYFGFNYYTTVLTFPVDYKNLQHYDGDKGAGSTVDLTWLDSGSGWLKVTPFGFRRILNFIKEEYGNPPIIITENGISERGTVDLNDTHRSHYYEKYINQALKAYLLDGVDIRGYTAWSLMDNFEWAKGFSERFGFFYVNHSDPNISRVAKKSVSDYSKIITCNGFPHPASGHECLNPVEGKLTPWIVNKTAAPPITDNNATVRFLGMELSVRNAETGLNVTFALLIVAMFGAVCASFCFFKSKNQICKSGKTF; the protein is encoded by the exons ATGAAGAAGTTGTTGTGGGTCTTTTGTCTGTACGTTTTTTGTCTCCGTGGTTGTCAGAGCAGTGAGGTGAATGGAAGGGTGGACTTCATGCTTCTTGCAGGGCCTCTGACAAAGCAGGTGGTCAGAAGCTCAGACAGAAACATAAATGATGCCTTTGACTGCAGTCATCCCGTTCCTCCTGGCTCTAAGCAGTACTTTGAGTACCTGCAGAGCAGAGGGATGACCCACTTCAAAGTACCGCTGTCATGGGCTCAACTTCTTCCTACAGGCCACCCCAGCCAGCCCCAGCAGGCTGTGGTTAGATGTTACCAGACCCTGCTGAAACAGCTGCTGGAAGCAGGTCTTCAGCCTCTGGTCATCCTTCATGGATGGACAGTTCCAGAGTCTCTGCAATCAAGGTATGGAGGCTGGGAGAGCCAGGAGCTGGCACAGATGTTTCAGCAGTATGCAGAGTTTGCCTTCCAAGAGTTTGCACCACTTGCACACTCATGGTTGACACTGGATGGTGTTTGGCATGACGGGCAGCCTGCACATGCTCCCAGTTTTCTGCAGAACTTCCTTCAACTAAACAAGAACATTTACCAGATGTACCATCAGCGCTTTCCTGACAAAG GAAGACGTCTGTCAATTGGGTTGAGAGCAACAGATATGACTTCCCTCTCCCACATTAAAGATTCAACAGCA ATGGATTTCTTGTCGGTGCACATTGAATATAACTGTGTTATCTCCTCAAATTTTGAAAACGAGCTAAGGAGGATACAG ATGTCCATTGGGAACTTGCCTATCCTGCTGTACAAGATGACTGCTCATGACTGTTCCCAGAGTAATTATCAAGTTCTTGGaaattttttaaatg TCCTGATGGACAATGGCCTGAATATTATGGGATGTGACATGAAGGACGTGTTAGGCAAGCTGGACATGGAAGATGCTCTTGTCAA tcATGCAGGTTCACACCACACCAGGATGACAGGGTTAAGAAACAGTTATCAGACTGTGTGGGATAAATTTAAGTCCCAGACTACAGCAGAACGAGATCTTTTCCTTCAGGAATCATTCCCCTCTGGCTTCCAGTGGGCCACCTCCAGCGTATCCTTTAAGACTGAAGGTGGCTGGTCAGAAGGTGGGAAAGGAGAGACTATTTGGGACCGGTTTGGTCATGAGGGCTTGGCCTTTGCAAATCAGACAGCTGACCTAGCTTGCGACAGTTACCGTAAGGTAGATTATGATGTCTACCTTCTGCGAGGTCTTCAGGTCGACACCTACCAGTTTTCCATCTCTTGGGCCCGTATTTTCCCCACAGGGTACCGAcagagccaatcagaaaaagGAGCTCAATACTATGACCAGCTGATAAATGCTCTCGTTGCATCTGGCATACAACCCATTGTCACTCTGTACCACTGGGATCTGCCTCAAGCACTCCAGAATTATGGTGGATGGACCAATGCCTCCATTGTAGAGGCCTTCAAAGACTATGCAGATTTCTGCTTCTCCAGGTTTGGAGACAGAGTCAAGATCTGGAACACATTCAATAGTCCCTGGGTAGTGAGCCATGCCGGGTATGGTACTGGTGTGCATGCCCCAGGAGTAAAGGACTATGTGGAATCTTCCTATCAG GTCACTCACAATATTCTCAAGTCCCATGCCGAGGCCTGGCATGTCTATAATGAcaattacagaaaaacacaaggagGAAAAGTGGGCATTGCCTTGAACTCTGACTGGGCTGAGCCCAGTGACCCTGCCAAACCTGAAGACGTAGCAGCTGCAGACCGTTACCTGCAGTTTATGCTGGGCTGGTTTGCACATCCCATATTTGTAGACGGAGATTATCCTGCAATACTCAAAGATCAGGTGGAACAGAAGAAAACAGCATGCCCTGACTCTGTACCAGCAAAGCTCCCAGTTTTCACTCCCACAGAGAGCAAGAGGATACTTGGTACTGCTGACTTTTTTGGTTTAAATCACTATACTTCTCGGCTGGTCAGCAACAGTGATGGTGGGTGCACCCCTGGTCCTGACGGTGTGGGTGACTTCCATGCAACTGTGGACCCCACATGGAGTTCCACAGCTTCTGACTGGATCTATCCTGTTCCTTGGGGACTTAGAAGGCTCCTGAACTACATTGCAACAGAATACCTGAGTGCTAACAAATTACCTGTATACATAACAGGAAATGGGATGCCAACAGATTACAGTGTTGACAGTCTCACTGACACCAGCAGAATGGACTATATGAAAAGTTACATCAATGAGGCCCTGAAAG CAACACTCACAGATGGAGTGGATGTGCAGCGATTCACAGTGCAGTCACTCATGGATGGATTTGAGGCAAACCAAGGCTACAGCCAAAGATTTGGTCTTCACTATGTCAACTTTGAAGTGGGATCCAGaccaaggaccccaaagcaatCTGCATATTTGTACGCTGAGATTATCGAGCAAAACGGTTTCAATTCACAAAAAAGTAAGAAGTTTAAAGCTGCAGAAAGGCCATTAACTCGACGTTTAGCTGCTTTACCACCCTCAGAAGTTCCATCTCAGGCAAAGGTAGTTTGGGAGAAATTCTCTTCACAGTCAAACTTTGATagaaaaatgtaccattatGGCACTTTTCCTGAGGGCTTCAGTTGGGGAATTTCTTCTTCGGCCTACCAAATTGAAGGTGGCTGGAATGCTGATGGCAAAGGTCCTAGTATATGGGATACATTCACTCAGACAACTAACACTATTCCTGATAATGCAAACGGCAATGTAGCCTGTGACAGTTACAACAGACTTAATGAAGATCTCTACATGCTGCGGGCTCTGAGGGTGAAGTCATACAGATTCTCTTTGTCCTGGTCCAGGATCTTTCCTGATGGCACACGTAAGTCCCTCAACCAGAAAGGTGTTGACTACTACAACAGACTCATTGATGGTCTTATAGCGTACAATATCGAACCCATGGTAACACTGTACCACTGGGACCTTCCTGAAGCTTTGCAAAAGGTCAATGGCTGGGAAAGTGCAGAGATGAtagacatttttaatgactaTTGCGACTTCTGCTTTGCTACATTTGGTGACAGAGTGAAATTCTGGATAACCATTAACCAGCCTCAGACAATTGCATGGTCTGGATATGGACTTGGAAATATGCCACCAAATGTTAAGGACCCAGGGTATGGACCATACATAGTTGCACACAACCTCATTAAAGCCCATGCCAAGGCCTACCATACATATGATGACAAGTATCGCCAGTCTCAGGGTGGTCTAATCTCCATAGCCCTCAATGCTGATTGGGCTGAACCTAAAGATGTCAGCGTTCGCCGTGAAGTGGTGGCTGCTGACCGGGCGATGCAGTTCCAACTGGGATGGTTTGCACATCCTATTTTTAAGAATGGTGACTATCCTGATGCACTGAAGTGGCAAGTTGGGAACAAAAGTGAAATCCAAGGTCTTCCACAGTCAAGACTTCCTTCctttactgaagaagaaaagaacttCATCAAGGGAACTGCTGACGTATTCTGTGTAAATCATTACACTACAAAGATTGTAAGCCATGTTACAGCTCGGCTTAGCCCTGCGTCTTATGAATATGACTGGGACTTcaaggaagaagaggaaaatgatTCACCAACTACAGCCATTCCTAACCAAAAAGTTGTGGCCTGGGGCTTGAGGCGACTCCTCAACTGGATAAAGGAGGAGTATGGTGATCCAGAGATTTATATTACTGAGAACGGAGTTGCTACAGAAGCACAGACAACTTGGGATGATTCTGCCAGAGTGTTTTTTTACAAGGCCTATATTGATGAGGCTCTGAAAG CCTATAAAGTTGATGGTGTGACTGTGAAAGGATACACTGCAACCTCTCTAATGGATTCTTTTGAGTGGCTTAATGGGTACAACGTTGGATTTGGCCTGCACCACGTGGACTTCAGTAACCCAAATCGGTCAAGAACACCCAAGTACTCAGCTCATTTCTATTATAACATCATAAAGGATAATGGTTTCCCATTGCCAGATGATGAGAAGGTACTTTATGGACATTTTCAAGATGATTTCATTTGGAGTACTGCCACAGCATCATACCAG ATTGAAGGAGGGTGGAGAGCTGATGGAAAAGGTCTCAGTATTTGGGACAAGTTTGCTCACACTCATCTCCGAATCTCCAATGATGACAATGGGGACATAGCTTGTGACAGTTACAATAAAGTAGAAGAGGATGTTGCCATATTAAAGCAACTCAAGGTGACCCATTATCGATTCTCCATATCATGGTCAAGGGTCCTTCCTGATGGTACCACCAACTACATTAATGAGGCTGGACTCAATTACTACCACAGACTGGTGGATGCACTGATTGCTGCAAACATTCAGCCTCAT GTCACTCTGTACCACTGGGACCTTCCACAAGCCCTGCAGGATATTGGGGGATGGGAAAATGACACTATTGTTACCAAATTCAGAGATTATGCTGACTTCATCTTTGACAGACTTGGCCACAAAGTGAAATTTTGGATAACTATTAACGAACCCTACAATGTAGCCATGATAGGACATGGTTATGGAGTAGGTGCCCCAG GGATCAGTTTCCGACCAGGTACTCTGCCCTACGTTGTTGGTCACAACCTGCTTAAAGCTCATGCTGAGGCCTGGCATATTTACAATGACAAGTACAGGGCCAAACAGAATGGAATTATCTCCATCACAATTAACTCTGACTGGTCTGAACCCAGAAATCCTTATAAGCAGGAGGACTATGATGCTGCAATACGCGCCATTCAG TTCTACATTGGCTGGTTTGCCCATCCTGTATATAATGGCGACTACAATGACATAATGAAGACAGTCATTCGTGAGCGAAGCCTTGCTGCTGGTCTGTCAGAATCTAG GCTGCCTGAGTTCACTCCGGAGGAGGTTAAAAGAATTAAAGGCACTTATGATTATTTTGGGTTCAACTATTACACCACTGTCCTAACATTCCCTGTGGACTATAAGAACCTTCAGCACTATGATGGAGACAA GGGTGCAGGGTCAACTGTTGATCTCACCTGGCTGGATTCAGGTTCAGGCTGGCTGAAAGTCACACCATTTGGATTCCGCAGAATACTTAATTTTATCAAGGAGGAATATGGAAATCCACCAATTATTATCACTGAGAATGGCATCTCAGAGCGGGGCACTGTTGATCTAAATGATACTCACAGGAGCCACTACTACGAAAAATACATCAACCAGGCGTTAAAAG CTTACTTACTAGATGGTGTAGACATCCGTGGCTACACAGCTTGGTCACTGATGGACAACTTTGAGTGGGCTAAAGGCTTTTCAGAgagatttgggtttttttacgtGAATCATTCAGACCCTAATATTTCTCGAGTAGCTAAGAAATCTGTTTCCGACTACTCTAAAATCATAACCTGCAATGGATTCCCTCACCCTGCGTCAGGACATGAGTGCTTGAATCCTGTGGAAGGTAAATTGACACCATGGATTGTAAATA AAACAGCTGCACCACCAATCACTGACAACAATGCCACTGTGAGGTTCCTTGGTATGGAGCTCTCTGTCCGCAATGCTGAGACCGGACTTAATGTCACATTTGCTCTTCTGATTGTTGCAATGTTTGGAGCTGTTTGTGCATCATTTTGCTTCTTTAAGTCAAAAAATCAGATTTGTAAAAGTGGAAAAACATTCTAA